A stretch of Methanococcus voltae DNA encodes these proteins:
- the metG gene encoding methionine--tRNA ligase — MQKKANLLTTALAYTNGPLHLGHARSTYIPADVYRRFLKLKGEEVYHVGGTDNHGVPITLTAEKEGVKPIDIVERYHNAIKADLDTLNVEFDNFGQTHSDVHIETSQEFYRELRKAGYIYEKEIEQFYCPKCDKYLADRYVEGLCPFCGGEARGDHCEVCGRHLEPTELKEPYCVHCNTTPELKKSTHYFFKLSALKGELIEYLNSAEKMPEHVKNLALNWVNELHDWDVSRNLKWGVPIPDCDDQVMYVWLEAPIGYISFSKALGDKWEILWKENKENKENKKTNNNNENNNEIIHFIGKDITVHHAVFWPGMLEGVNKVNGYKMPTAVVSGGYLTLEGKKMSTSKNWVVWVADFVKNFNTDYLRYFLLANAPLYRDTDFSWDEFQKRVNTELIDNIGNFTHRSLVFANRKFEKVPLVDENQLLDVDKALLSKSEETVLKVDELIREFNFKDALMEIILLGKEGNGYFQSNEPWAIEDEERLKQVIYTCCKVVKSLTYLLSPFMPEKTSALLGLMNEENDLKLRGNELKKPKILFPKISDESIEMMKKKLEKLIKAEEKKNKKIGKNNNNKKDENKSSQGKDNKNKNGENMCEENTLVSIDDFAKIDLRVGKIVEVEEVKRSKKLYKIMVDIGTETRQIVSGLKGDYEIDELVGKKIIVICNLQPAKLCGVESQGMLLAAEDDSIVSLLTLDRDIEIGSKIH; from the coding sequence ATGCAAAAAAAAGCTAATTTATTGACTACTGCGTTAGCATATACGAATGGACCTTTACATTTGGGTCATGCAAGAAGCACTTATATTCCTGCGGACGTATATAGACGATTTTTAAAATTAAAAGGTGAAGAAGTTTACCACGTGGGCGGTACGGATAACCACGGTGTGCCTATTACACTTACGGCTGAAAAAGAAGGTGTTAAACCGATAGATATTGTTGAAAGATACCACAATGCAATTAAAGCTGACTTAGATACTTTAAACGTGGAATTTGATAATTTTGGACAAACGCACAGCGATGTACATATTGAAACTTCTCAAGAATTTTACAGAGAATTAAGAAAAGCTGGCTATATATATGAAAAAGAAATCGAACAATTTTACTGTCCTAAATGTGATAAATATCTTGCAGACAGGTATGTAGAAGGTTTATGTCCGTTTTGTGGCGGTGAAGCAAGAGGAGACCATTGTGAAGTTTGTGGTAGACACCTTGAACCTACAGAATTAAAAGAACCTTATTGCGTACATTGCAATACTACGCCAGAATTAAAAAAATCGACACATTATTTCTTTAAATTAAGTGCTTTAAAAGGCGAATTAATTGAATACCTTAATTCAGCTGAAAAAATGCCTGAACACGTTAAAAACCTTGCTTTAAATTGGGTTAATGAATTACACGACTGGGATGTTTCAAGAAATTTAAAATGGGGTGTACCTATCCCTGACTGTGATGACCAGGTAATGTACGTATGGTTAGAAGCCCCTATCGGATATATCTCATTTTCTAAAGCTTTGGGCGATAAATGGGAAATCCTTTGGAAAGAAAATAAAGAAAATAAAGAAAATAAAAAAACTAACAACAATAATGAAAACAATAATGAAATAATTCATTTTATTGGGAAAGATATTACAGTACATCACGCTGTATTTTGGCCTGGAATGTTAGAAGGTGTCAACAAAGTAAATGGTTATAAAATGCCTACTGCGGTTGTAAGTGGGGGATACCTTACCTTAGAAGGTAAAAAAATGAGCACCAGTAAAAATTGGGTTGTTTGGGTTGCCGACTTTGTTAAAAACTTCAATACGGACTATTTAAGATACTTCTTACTTGCAAATGCTCCACTTTATAGGGATACAGACTTTTCCTGGGACGAATTCCAAAAAAGAGTTAATACAGAATTAATTGACAATATCGGTAATTTCACACACCGTTCATTAGTCTTTGCAAATAGAAAATTTGAAAAAGTGCCATTAGTTGATGAAAATCAGTTGCTTGACGTTGATAAGGCATTACTCTCAAAAAGTGAAGAAACAGTTTTAAAAGTAGATGAATTAATAAGAGAATTTAACTTTAAAGATGCACTTATGGAAATAATCCTTTTGGGAAAAGAAGGAAACGGATATTTCCAATCAAATGAACCATGGGCAATTGAAGATGAAGAAAGGCTTAAACAAGTTATTTACACGTGCTGTAAAGTTGTAAAAAGTCTTACTTACTTGTTATCGCCATTTATGCCTGAGAAAACTTCTGCACTTTTGGGATTAATGAATGAAGAAAATGATTTAAAACTTCGAGGAAATGAACTTAAAAAACCAAAAATTTTATTCCCAAAAATTAGCGATGAATCAATTGAAATGATGAAGAAAAAACTTGAAAAATTGATAAAAGCGGAAGAAAAGAAAAATAAAAAAATTGGTAAAAACAATAATAATAAAAAAGATGAAAATAAAAGTAGTCAAGGAAAAGATAATAAAAATAAAAATGGTGAAAACATGTGCGAAGAGAATACCCTCGTTAGTATTGACGACTTTGCAAAAATCGACCTTAGAGTTGGTAAAATCGTTGAAGTTGAAGAAGTTAAAAGGTCAAAAAAATTATACAAAATTATGGTTGATATTGGAACAGAAACAAGACAAATCGTTTCCGGCTTAAAAGGAGACTACGAAATCGACGAATTAGTTGGTAAAAAGATTATTGTAATCTGCAACTTACAACCTGCAAAATTGTGCGGTGTTGAATCACAAGGTATGTTATTAGCTGCTGAAGATGACAGTATTGTAAGTTTATTAACCTTGGACAGAGACATTGAAATAGGTTCAAAAATTCATTAA
- a CDS encoding flagellin has translation MGFSQVVGISSLVIILLASLSMVYIATDHNFEKVLTSQDEHYENIITKNNEKILINIATVDTGNINNTILNITNTGNTIIDISKLSVLKNGEHYIVSMGSGYIAPQETELITIYDIKAISTDKISVITEHGYKNSANVI, from the coding sequence ATGGGATTTTCACAAGTCGTAGGCATTTCCAGCCTTGTTATTATATTGTTAGCATCTTTATCTATGGTTTATATAGCAACAGACCATAATTTTGAAAAAGTTCTCACTTCACAAGACGAGCATTATGAAAACATAATTACAAAAAATAACGAAAAGATATTAATTAATATTGCAACAGTAGATACTGGAAATATCAATAATACCATACTTAATATCACAAATACGGGTAATACAATAATAGATATTAGTAAACTATCTGTTTTAAAAAATGGTGAGCATTATATTGTAAGTATGGGTAGCGGATATATTGCCCCACAAGAAACTGAGTTAATAACTATTTATGATATTAAAGCCATATCTACAGATAAAATAAGTGTCATTACGGAACACGGATATAAAAATAGTGCAAATGTGATATAA
- a CDS encoding acetyl-CoA carboxylase biotin carboxylase subunit, which produces MFKKILIANRGEIAVRIIRACKELGIKTVAVYSEADEHSLYTALADECYSIGEAPASKSYLNYEKILKIAEKTGADGIHPGYGFLSENSKFADECNKRNIEFIGPPIRAIELMGSKINAKKTMKKAGVPVLPGREEPIEDEGEAAKIAKEIGYPVIIKASAGGGGIGMSVANDESELIDTIQSTKSIAQSAFGDSTIFIEKYLEKPRHIEIQILADKHGNVIHLGDRECSIQRRHQKVIEEAPSPIMTPELREKMGEAAKIAAKCIDYYSAGTVEFLYNGGEFYFLEMNTRVQVEHPITEIITGVDIVKEQIKIAYGNKLPYEQKDITFKGHAIECRINAEDSVNDFIPSPGKIKHYRSPGGPGIRIDSGVYGGAEIPPYYDSMIAKLITFGKNRDEAIVRMKRALSEYMIFGIISNIPFHKSVLEEQDFLSGELSTHYIAEHEQVLHQKTLDYAVEIAYEEKRFIEKVFRDDKKTVAIVGGLNAYITNLKNKDKKQYCPKEND; this is translated from the coding sequence ATGTTTAAAAAAATTCTTATTGCAAATAGGGGAGAAATAGCAGTTAGAATTATCCGTGCTTGTAAAGAATTGGGTATTAAAACTGTTGCAGTTTATTCTGAAGCCGATGAACATTCGTTATATACTGCCCTTGCTGACGAATGTTATAGTATAGGTGAAGCTCCAGCTTCCAAAAGTTATTTAAATTACGAAAAAATCCTTAAAATTGCTGAAAAAACTGGTGCTGATGGTATACATCCAGGATATGGATTTTTATCTGAAAACTCAAAATTTGCAGATGAATGTAATAAAAGAAATATTGAATTTATAGGCCCACCTATACGAGCTATTGAACTTATGGGTAGCAAAATTAATGCTAAAAAAACCATGAAAAAGGCGGGTGTTCCCGTATTGCCAGGTAGGGAAGAACCTATCGAAGATGAGGGGGAAGCAGCTAAAATTGCTAAAGAAATTGGATACCCAGTAATCATAAAAGCCTCTGCTGGTGGTGGTGGTATTGGAATGAGTGTCGCTAATGACGAAAGCGAATTAATTGACACAATTCAATCTACAAAATCTATTGCTCAAAGTGCTTTTGGTGATTCAACGATATTCATTGAGAAATACCTTGAAAAACCAAGACACATTGAAATACAGATTTTAGCAGATAAACACGGCAATGTTATCCATTTAGGGGATAGGGAATGTTCCATACAAAGAAGACATCAAAAAGTTATCGAAGAAGCCCCATCTCCAATTATGACCCCAGAATTAAGGGAAAAAATGGGGGAAGCTGCAAAAATTGCTGCTAAATGTATTGATTACTATAGTGCAGGTACAGTCGAATTTTTGTACAATGGTGGAGAATTCTATTTCTTAGAGATGAATACACGTGTACAAGTTGAGCACCCTATCACTGAAATTATTACTGGTGTGGACATTGTCAAAGAACAGATTAAAATAGCATATGGAAACAAACTGCCATATGAACAAAAGGACATTACATTTAAAGGGCACGCTATAGAATGCAGAATTAATGCTGAGGACTCAGTAAACGACTTCATTCCATCTCCTGGTAAAATTAAACATTACAGGTCTCCTGGAGGGCCAGGTATTAGAATAGATAGTGGTGTTTACGGAGGGGCCGAAATACCCCCATATTATGATTCAATGATTGCCAAATTAATAACTTTTGGTAAAAATAGGGACGAAGCAATCGTTAGAATGAAAAGAGCACTCTCTGAATATATGATATTTGGAATTATCTCAAATATACCATTCCATAAATCAGTTTTGGAAGAACAGGATTTTTTAAGTGGGGAATTGTCTACCCACTATATCGCAGAACATGAACAAGTACTTCATCAAAAAACTTTGGATTATGCTGTTGAAATTGCATATGAAGAAAAAAGATTCATTGAAAAAGTGTTCAGGGACGATAAAAAGACTGTGGCTATTGTAGGCGGTTTAAATGCATATATTACAAATCTTAAGAATAAAGATAAAAAACAATACTGCCCTAAAGAAAATGATTAA